The following proteins are encoded in a genomic region of Paenibacillus sp. FSL R7-0273:
- a CDS encoding ABC transporter permease, which produces MQDVTAQPGTVSKLKPKRYKSSSELKKRLWRNKYLYVMLIPGILFFVLFKYLPMYGLIISFQDYKPYQGITGSEWVGMEHFKRLFTEPDFIKILGNTLILFAMNILLYFPVPIILALMLNELRGTFFKRFFQTLVYLPHFMSWVIIVSITYVMVTMDGGIINELLSYFGFEQVNFLLNPGWFRPMYILQIIWREAGWGTIIYLASIAAIDPGLYEAARMDGAGRMRQIWHITLPAIRSVIITLLILKIGSVLDLGFEHVYLMLNSMNRNVAEIIDTYVYTAGLRQGQFSYSTAIGFFKSIIGLIMVMSVNKLSKKMGEEGVY; this is translated from the coding sequence ATGCAGGATGTTACCGCTCAGCCGGGTACAGTCTCCAAGCTGAAGCCTAAACGCTACAAGAGCAGCAGTGAGCTCAAAAAGCGGCTGTGGAGAAACAAATATCTGTACGTCATGCTGATACCGGGTATATTGTTCTTCGTGCTTTTTAAATATTTGCCGATGTACGGGCTGATCATTTCCTTTCAGGATTATAAGCCGTATCAAGGGATTACGGGCAGCGAATGGGTCGGGATGGAGCATTTTAAACGCCTGTTCACCGAGCCGGATTTCATAAAAATCCTCGGCAATACGCTCATTTTGTTCGCCATGAATATTCTGCTTTATTTTCCGGTGCCGATTATATTGGCCCTGATGCTGAATGAGCTTAGAGGCACCTTTTTCAAAAGATTTTTCCAGACGCTGGTTTATCTGCCCCACTTTATGTCATGGGTTATCATCGTCTCTATTACCTACGTTATGGTCACGATGGACGGCGGGATTATAAACGAGCTGCTGAGTTATTTTGGCTTCGAACAGGTGAACTTCCTGCTGAATCCGGGGTGGTTCCGGCCGATGTATATCCTCCAGATTATCTGGAGAGAAGCGGGCTGGGGCACAATTATCTATCTGGCTTCGATCGCTGCGATTGACCCGGGTCTGTATGAGGCTGCGCGCATGGATGGAGCGGGACGGATGCGGCAGATCTGGCATATCACGCTTCCAGCGATCCGGAGCGTTATCATTACCCTGCTTATTCTGAAAATTGGTTCCGTGCTGGATCTTGGCTTCGAGCATGTCTATCTGATGCTGAACTCCATGAACCGGAATGTAGCGGAAATTATCGATACGTATGTCTATACCGCAGGACTAAGACAAGGACAGTTCAGTTACAGTACGGCTATCGGATTCTTCAAATCCATCATCGGGCTTATCATGGTTATGTCTGTTAACAAATTGTCCAAGAAAATGGGCGAAGAAGGCGTTTATTAA
- a CDS encoding extracellular solute-binding protein, translating to MTKKSFTLLLSSLLTFSMLTAACGNSNNGNEAAATKDPGTSGGNTTTAATKEPAPEPEKPTEIKIMLPLNTAETPPDTIKTELEKLTNTKLTYQFFPADTYEEKLNSSFATGSLPQVTYLKNQTTFVQMREAIKDGQFWEIGPLLSEFPNLNKLKPEILNNTKVDGKLYSLYIGRPLARQGIIYRKDWADKLGLQAPANLDELFAMAQAFTEKDPDGNGKKDTIGIVDRNELVYGAYKTVSAWFGTPNTWGEKDGQLAPDFTFPQYIDTMDFFKKLRDGGYMNKDFAATSKTDAVNMFVSGKAGLYIGGSMQDIDTLNKDLIKNFPDAVLDTHSMVAGPDGKFAQWMIPGYNNVVLFPKSAVKDEAELKLILGFFDKMMTPEVSNLMYWGIEGTHYTVEDGKAKPTDNKELIEREVKGYKDSVIGEAETNGMYLSYNVLPGRIHAEELILENVKVGVADPTAALDSATYTSKGVELQQIITDATYNYIYGQLDKAGFEKEVEAWKSRGGAAIIEEYNAVYKK from the coding sequence ATGACGAAAAAATCCTTCACCCTGCTTCTCAGCTCACTGCTGACATTCAGTATGCTGACGGCAGCGTGCGGCAACAGTAACAACGGTAATGAAGCGGCGGCTACTAAAGATCCAGGCACAAGCGGCGGAAACACAACCACGGCCGCAACTAAAGAACCGGCACCTGAGCCGGAGAAGCCGACAGAAATCAAAATCATGCTTCCATTAAACACAGCGGAAACTCCGCCGGATACGATCAAGACAGAGCTGGAGAAGCTGACCAACACGAAGCTGACCTACCAGTTCTTCCCGGCCGATACTTATGAAGAAAAGCTGAATTCCTCTTTTGCCACAGGCTCGCTGCCGCAGGTAACGTACCTGAAGAACCAGACCACGTTCGTGCAGATGAGAGAAGCGATTAAGGACGGACAGTTCTGGGAGATTGGACCGCTCTTAAGCGAATTCCCGAACCTCAACAAGCTGAAGCCGGAAATCCTGAACAACACGAAGGTGGACGGCAAGCTCTATTCCCTGTACATCGGACGTCCGCTGGCCCGCCAGGGTATCATCTACCGCAAGGACTGGGCGGATAAGCTCGGCCTGCAGGCTCCGGCGAACCTGGATGAGCTGTTCGCGATGGCGCAGGCTTTTACTGAAAAGGACCCTGACGGCAACGGTAAAAAGGACACCATCGGAATCGTGGACCGCAACGAGCTGGTATACGGCGCCTATAAAACGGTTTCTGCCTGGTTCGGCACACCTAACACCTGGGGTGAGAAGGACGGCCAGCTGGCACCGGATTTCACCTTCCCGCAATATATCGATACTATGGATTTCTTCAAAAAGCTGCGTGACGGCGGCTACATGAACAAAGACTTTGCAGCTACAAGTAAAACGGATGCCGTAAACATGTTCGTCAGCGGCAAAGCCGGCCTGTACATCGGCGGCTCGATGCAGGACATCGACACCCTGAACAAGGATCTGATCAAAAACTTCCCGGATGCCGTGCTCGATACACATAGTATGGTTGCCGGACCAGACGGAAAGTTCGCACAGTGGATGATTCCGGGCTATAACAACGTAGTGCTGTTCCCGAAATCTGCGGTTAAGGATGAAGCTGAACTGAAATTAATCCTCGGCTTCTTCGACAAGATGATGACCCCTGAAGTATCTAACCTTATGTATTGGGGCATCGAGGGTACTCACTATACGGTAGAAGACGGCAAGGCTAAGCCTACGGATAACAAGGAACTGATCGAGCGCGAGGTTAAGGGCTACAAGGACAGTGTAATCGGTGAGGCTGAAACCAATGGCATGTACCTGAGCTATAACGTGCTGCCTGGCCGTATCCATGCGGAAGAGCTAATTCTTGAAAACGTGAAGGTAGGCGTTGCCGATCCTACGGCTGCCCTCGATTCTGCCACTTATACGTCGAAGGGCGTAGAGCTGCAGCAGATCATTACGGATGCCACCTACAACTATATTTATGGCCAGCTGGACAAAGCCGGTTTTGAAAAAGAAGTAGAAGCCTGGAAGAGCCGCGGCGGAGCGGCCATTATCGAAGAATACAACGCAGTTTATAAAAAATAG
- a CDS encoding CueP family metal-binding protein — protein MKKTVLLTAGLALIIAAGAYFYTGNGSREGAASDSALDTTALKQMVQDYSSRTLTAESASISSTQLIVKETDGKSASYSLPEDEFFVSIAPYVNKTHPCAIHSLTGCQGELVEEEFSVSVQDAEGNQVMDRQTVKSQPNGFIDLWLPRDKTYNVTIEQNGKKAESEISTFEQNDTCVATMQLD, from the coding sequence ATGAAAAAAACAGTCTTGCTGACTGCCGGGTTAGCATTAATCATTGCGGCAGGAGCCTATTTTTACACGGGAAATGGCAGCCGGGAAGGTGCGGCCTCAGACTCGGCATTAGATACAACAGCGCTTAAACAGATGGTGCAGGATTACAGCAGCCGCACGCTGACAGCGGAATCAGCATCAATCTCATCCACGCAGCTTATTGTGAAGGAAACGGACGGGAAGTCTGCCAGCTACAGCCTGCCGGAGGACGAATTTTTTGTCTCCATTGCCCCTTATGTGAACAAGACGCACCCGTGCGCTATTCACAGCCTGACCGGCTGCCAGGGAGAGCTGGTGGAGGAAGAGTTCAGCGTATCGGTTCAGGATGCCGAGGGCAACCAGGTGATGGACAGGCAGACCGTGAAGTCCCAGCCTAACGGCTTCATCGATTTATGGCTGCCGCGGGACAAGACGTATAATGTAACGATCGAACAGAACGGCAAAAAGGCAGAGTCGGAGATCTCTACCTTTGAGCAGAATGATACGTGTGTAGCTACAATGCAGTTGGATTGA
- a CDS encoding extracellular solute-binding protein yields MLKRLVRKVVARYCCLLVLLPLLVLVLSACSDKDAVQPDQALPPISILAPLHFPQQPSKEIVSEIEQLTGVKLNITWVPEGVYSDKMNTALTTNSLGKVTFVKFTDYNLVKNAVRSDAFWEIGPYLAEFPNLKQLDPAILSQTAVDGKIYGLYTERPSSRQGIIIRQDWLDHLQLDKPQTLEQLYEVMKQFTYNDPDGNGKQDTIGLVDRNDLVYGVFKTLSSYFGAPNNWKLENGQFIPEFATPEYMDTMNFMHKLYEEKIINRDFALTSKEVQRDKFIRGTAGIFIGSMTDVQRLSIEAQAINPQAELTLINRIEGPDGYRVWSIPNYNGLYLFSKKAIATGEELKEVLRFFDRSMDKDVANLMMYGIEGRHYKLENGKVILPEETSQLRVKEVNPLYSLMIADISNKNILEVEQKEQLTAMAEQLSRDNEQFVVDDPTLTLSSPTYDEKNVELSTIITDATYNYIIGNMDAAEFNAEVEKWKAGGGSLIMQEYAQAQAKAESGG; encoded by the coding sequence ATGCTTAAAAGACTCGTACGGAAAGTGGTAGCCCGGTATTGCTGTCTGCTTGTCTTGCTTCCGTTATTGGTATTAGTGTTAAGCGCATGCAGTGATAAGGACGCTGTCCAGCCGGATCAGGCTCTGCCGCCGATCTCCATTCTGGCTCCGCTGCACTTTCCGCAGCAGCCTTCCAAGGAGATTGTGAGCGAAATTGAGCAGCTGACAGGAGTGAAGCTCAATATCACCTGGGTGCCCGAGGGCGTCTATTCCGATAAAATGAATACAGCGCTGACGACCAATTCGCTCGGCAAGGTCACTTTTGTTAAATTTACCGACTATAACCTGGTCAAAAATGCGGTCCGCTCCGACGCCTTCTGGGAGATCGGCCCTTATCTGGCGGAATTCCCGAATCTGAAGCAGCTGGACCCGGCCATTCTCAGCCAGACTGCGGTGGACGGTAAGATATACGGCCTGTATACGGAGCGTCCATCCTCCAGACAGGGGATTATTATCCGCCAGGATTGGCTGGATCATCTGCAGCTGGACAAACCGCAGACACTGGAGCAGCTGTACGAGGTAATGAAGCAGTTCACCTATAATGATCCCGACGGCAACGGGAAGCAGGACACGATCGGGCTGGTGGACCGCAACGACCTTGTCTACGGCGTTTTCAAGACGCTGAGCTCCTATTTTGGCGCGCCTAACAACTGGAAGCTGGAGAACGGGCAGTTCATCCCGGAATTCGCCACGCCTGAGTATATGGATACGATGAACTTCATGCATAAGTTATATGAGGAAAAAATCATTAACCGGGATTTCGCCCTGACCAGCAAGGAGGTCCAGCGCGATAAATTTATCCGCGGCACGGCAGGGATCTTCATTGGCAGCATGACCGACGTGCAGCGCCTCTCGATTGAAGCCCAGGCGATCAATCCGCAGGCGGAGCTGACGCTCATTAACCGGATCGAAGGGCCGGACGGATACCGGGTATGGTCGATACCCAACTATAACGGACTGTACCTGTTCTCCAAAAAGGCGATTGCGACCGGGGAGGAGCTGAAGGAGGTACTGCGCTTTTTTGACCGGAGCATGGATAAGGATGTGGCTAACCTGATGATGTACGGAATCGAAGGCCGCCATTATAAGCTGGAGAACGGCAAGGTAATCCTGCCGGAGGAAACCTCGCAGCTGCGGGTCAAGGAGGTTAATCCGCTGTATTCCCTGATGATCGCTGATATCAGCAACAAGAACATTCTTGAGGTCGAGCAAAAAGAGCAGCTGACCGCCATGGCCGAGCAGCTCAGCCGGGACAATGAGCAATTTGTTGTGGACGATCCGACGCTGACGCTCAGCTCCCCGACCTATGATGAGAAGAACGTCGAGCTGTCGACGATTATTACAGACGCCACCTACAACTACATTATCGGCAATATGGATGCGGCGGAGTTCAATGCAGAAGTGGAAAAATGGAAAGCAGGCGGAGGCAGCCTGATTATGCAGGAATATGCGCAGGCACAGGCCAAAGCGGAGAGCGGCGGGTAA
- a CDS encoding helix-turn-helix domain-containing protein has protein sequence MKHLSFLSKLTLFTFVISTIPVLFIGSFSYLTSLNEIQKNVNKSKMELILQINSNVEHKLTTVNQTLNQVVNSSVLKKALNNPLNVTDFILYNELRTEIRNMQSFDTKLEDVILLNQRENWMIKNSGLYRLNEYQNYEQLANLMNVPDSASWVLNPSSLFYSEESVNITGCDYSISLIKKLPTNKLQKYGLALANIPACSLQDFINSEIDPLDSIIVLDESGRILLHPDKMLIGSPAEAGGFNDFALVSGMSKTNGQFKTVIGKQDYSVTYLRSQLNGWTYLSVTSIKALTKESSKIGAYTLLICALMLLLSILTAWLGSRRMYSPIQRLLNQMGLRRPGIKARFTDEFQSIGEQMHHLFQSKSQLEKELSQHTRQVRTFFLTKAFHGNLKKRELLEELEQYGYRPLVENWGTMAVITLSTDYSAESSYDKKDLHLLLFAAHNMIEELVPPGGRLAPVIIDHTIVTLIGSLEGDAEAFHRTLYALTENLQQEINNYLKLQVSIGMSLPFHNIDKLPIAYKESLEALKYRITLGKGIIIQYENINSGNHYLNLNYPVHTENDLMDAIKLADADKAKELLHKLFGCIFKPGLSPQEYQIPLNRLLGNILIMMQESGISLNQIYHVNGSLFEELTDLHIVAEIEDWFWSIVILPMIRIFHSRQNAQYHNISEKIIDIVQHDYDKDLTLEECASRLHYNANYISSVFRKETQYYFSEYLAMYRFKMAKKWLEETDMPIKDIAARLRYNNSQNFIRSFRKQEGMTPGQYRENAASRPRAVPDDY, from the coding sequence GTGAAACACTTGAGCTTTTTGAGCAAATTAACGCTGTTTACCTTTGTAATCAGTACGATCCCGGTACTGTTCATCGGTTCATTCTCTTATCTCACATCCTTAAATGAGATTCAAAAAAATGTTAACAAAAGCAAAATGGAACTTATCTTACAAATTAACTCAAATGTAGAGCATAAGCTGACTACTGTCAATCAGACTTTGAACCAGGTCGTCAACTCTTCAGTCCTAAAAAAAGCATTGAATAACCCCCTAAATGTAACCGATTTCATTTTATATAACGAGCTGAGAACCGAAATCCGCAATATGCAGTCCTTTGATACCAAGCTGGAGGATGTCATTCTGCTGAATCAGCGTGAGAACTGGATGATTAAGAACTCCGGTCTCTACCGCCTGAACGAATACCAGAACTATGAGCAGCTGGCCAACCTGATGAATGTGCCTGACTCGGCCTCCTGGGTACTGAATCCTTCTTCCCTGTTTTACAGCGAGGAGAGCGTCAATATCACCGGCTGTGACTACAGCATCAGTCTGATCAAGAAGCTGCCGACCAATAAGCTGCAAAAATACGGGCTGGCGCTCGCCAACATTCCGGCCTGCAGTCTGCAGGACTTCATCAATTCGGAGATTGATCCGCTGGACAGCATCATTGTGCTGGATGAGTCCGGACGTATTCTGCTGCATCCCGACAAAATGCTGATTGGCAGTCCGGCTGAGGCAGGCGGCTTTAATGATTTTGCGCTTGTATCCGGCATGAGCAAAACAAACGGTCAATTCAAGACGGTTATCGGCAAACAGGATTATTCCGTCACTTATCTGCGCTCGCAGCTGAACGGCTGGACCTATCTGTCGGTAACCTCCATTAAGGCTCTGACCAAGGAATCCTCTAAGATCGGAGCCTACACCCTGCTGATCTGCGCCCTTATGCTGCTGCTGTCCATTCTGACTGCGTGGCTTGGCTCGCGGCGGATGTATTCTCCGATCCAGCGTCTTCTGAATCAGATGGGGCTGCGCCGTCCCGGGATCAAGGCCCGGTTCACAGACGAATTCCAGTCGATCGGCGAGCAGATGCATCATCTGTTCCAGTCCAAATCACAGCTTGAAAAAGAGCTGAGCCAGCATACCCGGCAGGTCCGCACTTTTTTTCTGACCAAGGCCTTCCATGGCAATCTCAAAAAACGTGAGCTGCTGGAGGAGCTGGAGCAGTACGGCTACCGTCCTTTAGTGGAAAACTGGGGTACAATGGCCGTCATTACACTCAGCACCGATTATTCAGCTGAAAGCAGCTATGACAAAAAGGACCTCCATCTTCTGCTGTTCGCAGCTCATAATATGATAGAAGAGCTGGTTCCGCCCGGCGGGCGGCTGGCTCCGGTTATCATTGACCACACTATCGTTACGCTGATCGGGAGCTTGGAGGGCGATGCCGAGGCTTTTCACCGGACGCTCTACGCCTTGACGGAGAATCTGCAGCAGGAGATCAACAATTACCTCAAGCTGCAGGTAAGCATCGGGATGAGTCTGCCCTTCCACAACATCGATAAGCTGCCTATTGCCTACAAGGAGAGCCTTGAAGCGCTGAAATACCGGATTACGCTCGGCAAGGGAATCATTATCCAATACGAAAATATCAACTCCGGCAATCATTATCTCAACCTGAACTATCCGGTGCACACTGAAAATGACCTGATGGATGCTATCAAGCTCGCGGATGCCGACAAGGCGAAGGAGCTGCTGCATAAGCTGTTCGGCTGTATTTTCAAGCCCGGGCTGTCACCGCAGGAATACCAGATTCCGCTGAACCGGCTGCTGGGCAATATCCTCATTATGATGCAGGAGTCGGGGATCAGCCTGAATCAGATCTACCATGTGAACGGCTCGCTGTTCGAGGAGCTGACGGATCTGCATATCGTTGCCGAGATTGAGGACTGGTTCTGGAGCATTGTCATTTTGCCGATGATCAGGATCTTCCACAGCCGGCAGAATGCGCAGTATCATAACATTTCCGAGAAAATCATTGATATCGTGCAGCATGACTACGATAAGGATCTGACGCTGGAGGAATGCGCTTCGCGCCTGCACTATAACGCCAATTATATCAGCAGTGTCTTCCGTAAGGAGACACAGTATTATTTCAGCGAATACCTGGCGATGTACCGGTTCAAGATGGCCAAAAAATGGCTGGAGGAGACCGATATGCCGATCAAGGATATCGCTGCCAGACTGAGATACAACAACTCGCAGAATTTCATCCGCTCCTTCCGCAAGCAGGAGGGGATGACGCCGGGCCAATACCGCGAGAATGCGGCATCCCGGCCGCGGGCAGTGCCGGATGATTACTGA
- a CDS encoding APC family permease, protein MISVKRLLIGRPLKSEQLGDQKLNKTKALAILSSDALSSVAYGPEQILLVLVTISAAAFWYSVPIALGVLVLLTALILSYRQIIYAYPQGGGAYVVSKENLGKYPGLIAGGSLLVDYILTVAVSVSAGTDAITSAFPGLHPYNVPVAILFVLLITTLNLRGVTESASFLAYPVYLFVLAIFIMLGVGLFRIVAGDVPAELHTPIGTPVAGISLFLLLRAFASGSSALTGVEAISNAIPNFKAPAPNNAAKTLSAMGILLAVLFSGIVILAYYYGVTPNEQVTVVSQIAEQVFGRNGMYFFIQGTTALILVLAANTGYSAFPLLAVNLAKDKFIPRMFTVRGDRLGYSNGILSLGVLSIILIIAFEGRTEHLIPLYAVGVFIPFTLSQSGMMIKWIREKPQGWAGKLAINTTGALISFVVTIMFFLTKFPQVWPVLIFLPLIILLFYRIRKHYEAVADQLRLSTCEEKPLAIEGNVIILPVAGITHVVENSLRYAQSLSPSQIIAVHVPFEREEEHMFEEKWKKFHPEIRLVSLYSPYRSIIHPLIKFIDTVQRKAGESHYQVTVIVPQFIPKKGWHNILHNQSSLLIRTHLLYRRNVIITTVPYHLKK, encoded by the coding sequence ATGATTTCGGTAAAAAGGTTACTGATCGGACGGCCGCTGAAATCGGAGCAATTGGGCGACCAGAAACTGAACAAGACGAAGGCGCTGGCTATCCTCTCATCAGATGCTTTATCCTCGGTGGCTTACGGTCCGGAGCAGATTCTGCTGGTGCTGGTGACGATCAGTGCAGCAGCATTCTGGTATTCCGTCCCCATCGCCCTAGGGGTGCTTGTGCTGCTGACTGCACTGATCTTATCCTACAGACAGATTATTTATGCGTACCCGCAGGGCGGCGGAGCTTATGTAGTGTCCAAGGAGAATCTGGGCAAATACCCCGGACTGATTGCCGGGGGCTCGCTGCTGGTCGACTATATATTGACCGTAGCGGTAAGTGTATCGGCGGGGACCGATGCGATTACTTCGGCTTTTCCCGGTCTGCATCCTTATAATGTACCTGTTGCCATACTATTCGTACTGCTGATTACAACGCTCAATTTGCGCGGGGTTACCGAATCCGCATCGTTCCTGGCTTATCCGGTGTACCTGTTCGTGCTGGCTATCTTTATTATGCTTGGCGTGGGCCTGTTCCGGATTGTGGCCGGTGACGTTCCGGCAGAGCTGCATACTCCGATCGGTACGCCGGTCGCTGGCATCAGCCTGTTTCTGCTGCTGCGGGCCTTCGCTTCAGGGAGCTCTGCGCTGACCGGGGTAGAGGCGATTTCCAATGCGATTCCCAACTTTAAGGCGCCTGCCCCGAACAATGCGGCCAAAACGCTGTCAGCTATGGGCATTCTGCTGGCGGTGCTTTTTTCCGGTATCGTTATTCTGGCTTATTATTACGGTGTAACCCCGAATGAGCAGGTGACAGTGGTTTCGCAGATTGCCGAGCAGGTTTTCGGCCGTAACGGCATGTATTTTTTTATACAGGGGACTACTGCACTCATCCTGGTTCTGGCGGCGAACACGGGCTATTCCGCCTTTCCGCTGCTGGCGGTTAATCTGGCTAAGGATAAATTTATCCCGAGAATGTTCACGGTCCGCGGCGACCGGCTCGGGTATTCCAATGGTATTCTCAGCCTGGGCGTATTGTCGATCATACTGATTATTGCCTTCGAGGGCCGCACGGAGCATCTGATTCCGCTGTATGCAGTTGGGGTGTTTATTCCCTTTACCCTGTCGCAGAGCGGGATGATGATTAAATGGATCCGTGAAAAGCCGCAGGGCTGGGCAGGCAAGCTGGCCATTAACACAACCGGGGCGCTGATCAGCTTCGTGGTGACGATTATGTTCTTCCTGACCAAGTTCCCGCAGGTGTGGCCGGTGCTGATTTTCCTGCCGCTGATTATTCTGCTCTTTTACCGGATCCGCAAGCACTATGAGGCCGTGGCCGACCAGCTACGTCTCTCTACCTGCGAAGAGAAGCCGCTGGCGATTGAAGGCAATGTGATTATCCTGCCGGTGGCCGGGATTACGCATGTCGTGGAGAACTCGCTGCGCTATGCACAGTCGCTGTCCCCCAGCCAGATTATTGCGGTGCATGTGCCCTTTGAGCGGGAGGAAGAGCATATGTTTGAGGAAAAGTGGAAAAAATTCCATCCTGAAATCAGGCTGGTGTCGCTGTACTCGCCGTACCGCAGCATCATTCATCCCTTGATCAAATTTATTGATACCGTGCAGCGCAAGGCGGGGGAATCGCATTACCAGGTGACGGTGATTGTGCCGCAGTTCATTCCCAAAAAGGGCTGGCATAACATTCTTCATAACCAGTCCAGTCTGCTGATCCGTACACATCTCTTGTACCGCAGAAATGTAATTATAACTACAGTGCCCTATCATTTGAAAAAATAA
- a CDS encoding MarR family winged helix-turn-helix transcriptional regulator, translated as MKEYIRGLNLIDLVSEKHKVLREKVSTDSGDPLNHTETHILAKLELHGRLSISDISRRISISRQGAQKVVNALLERGYVETVQVEGNSRDKYIALTAEGLDVCRRMLEVKQRIEQEISAKIGAEKVKLLKQLLAEDWL; from the coding sequence ATGAAGGAATATATCCGCGGCTTAAATCTGATTGACCTGGTCAGTGAAAAGCATAAGGTGTTGCGTGAAAAGGTAAGCACGGACAGCGGTGATCCGCTGAATCATACAGAGACGCATATTCTCGCCAAGCTCGAGCTGCACGGCAGGCTGTCCATCTCGGACATCAGCCGGAGGATCAGCATCTCCCGCCAGGGGGCGCAGAAGGTTGTAAATGCCCTGCTGGAGCGCGGGTATGTAGAGACCGTTCAGGTAGAAGGCAACAGCCGCGATAAATATATAGCGCTAACCGCAGAAGGGCTGGACGTGTGCCGCAGAATGCTGGAGGTCAAGCAAAGGATCGAGCAGGAGATCTCGGCAAAAATCGGCGCGGAAAAGGTAAAGCTGCTGAAGCAGCTGCTGGCAGAGGACTGGCTGTAG
- a CDS encoding DUF2798 domain-containing protein produces the protein MGRNKKEALVFTSMTCLLMVVGMSFYNVIISIGATSEVFIQVAAGLLPALAVALVLDIFVVSKIAKGLAFKLLKPSDPVIKKVLTISSFMVCGMVLCMSLYGTLAHYGFGDNFLRHYLTILGLNFICALPLQLLLVGPLARFLFTKMYPVKAAVQSA, from the coding sequence ATGGGCAGAAACAAAAAGGAAGCATTGGTCTTCACCAGTATGACGTGCCTCCTGATGGTCGTCGGAATGAGCTTTTATAATGTAATTATATCGATCGGCGCAACAAGCGAAGTGTTTATTCAGGTTGCAGCAGGCTTGCTGCCGGCGCTGGCAGTCGCACTCGTGCTGGACATTTTCGTCGTCAGCAAAATCGCAAAAGGGCTGGCATTCAAGCTGCTTAAGCCGTCCGATCCTGTAATTAAAAAGGTATTAACCATCTCTTCCTTTATGGTCTGCGGCATGGTCCTCTGCATGTCCCTATATGGCACACTAGCACACTACGGTTTCGGAGACAACTTTCTCCGTCATTATCTGACCATCCTCGGGCTTAATTTCATCTGCGCCCTGCCGCTGCAGCTGCTGCTTGTCGGTCCGCTGGCCCGCTTCTTATTTACAAAAATGTATCCGGTGAAGGCAGCGGTGCAGAGCGCTTAG